AATCCAAGTTCAACATCCCCAATGCCAACGGGCTCCCCGCCCTCGACCGATTCCTCACATTGTTGAAGCCCTCCCGCAGGCTAACCGGCATGCGCGATGTGCCGGGCATCTTCAGATTTgggtctgttgttgttttacCAATCCAGTCTCTGGTGTCGAAAATTCCCCCTTTATAATAAACAAACaaataaacaaacaaacaaaagcaaTTGacccaaagaaaacaaacggGTCAAGATGAGTCCCCCCTACAGATTCACGTAGATGGTGTGAAAGTGGGATGAATGGAAGGGAAGTAATGTCTGGGGAAGTGCTTCTGGGCTTGCTTTAGCGGGTGACGCTGGAGACAAAAGAGCGGAGGCTGTCTCTCCAGCAGGGCCAATTAGCGTGGTAGCCTGCCCACgcgatggtgatgtgtgAAAGAACCCGCGGCTCCCGGCAACCCCACACAaaagttggagatgggagTGAGGCGTTGTCATGCACCTCGCTGGCTGAGGACAATCACATGCTGGGTTTTTTTGTGTAGCTGATCCCATTCGATAAAACATAGCTTCCCTCCTACATATTCGCATTTCCTATGTCTTCCGCTAGAACAGCTGCCGGTGTGTCACCAATGCTCTTCATCCAAACACGACACTCACTCAATCACCCATTCAGCATGATCGATTAAAAGGATACCCTCACCCAAAACtaccctccccacctcccagGTCGTCGTCACACTCTCAACACAGCAAAAGCTCCGAGGCCTGGTTACGAAATCTGGAAAGAAGCTGACCATCTGATGCAATCGTGGCATCTGCCTCTGGCTCACGATCATGCTTGGCGCTGCGCCGCTACTGCTCGACCGTTACGTTACCATCCCGAAGCGAAGCCAGCTCGCCTGAGGTCACTGACCGGTGATGACTCGATAAGTGATCAGTTGCAACCCTGGGTTTTTCCATGAACTCTACAGTCCCCAGGTCAGTTGGTCTGCAGCACCTGCCTGTTGTTCTATCTCAAACAACACCTCATCTCAAAgcaaacatcaacaaaacaacacacaAATGCATCAACCATATGCTTGATCCTTTCCCCCCTGGCCATGATTGATATACAAgacaaaccaacccccccccatcccttcGCGGACCCTTTCCTCTCTCATATTGCACAGCCCAGTGTGTGACTTCTTCCAAAAACAGCCAGCAACATCACATCATTGCCCGCAATATTACCGACATCATCCGCATTCATATCTGCCCTCCCACACCACGCCCCTCGACCCATGTCTTGCGTGTGCCTACAATTTCAAACAGCACACCAAAGCAAGTCAAAAAGCCCCTGGCCTCCCCCCTCGCTTTTTTTTGTACAGCCACCCCCCAATCGCTATTCCGTCCAAAagacccccctccaaaagatgaaaaaaaaatcctAACGCCTGTATTGACTGTTTCAACCCAAGTCCCATGGTATGAAGTCAAAAATGATTTAAACGCCCGCagtggtgatgctgataaTGGCGCAATGCACAATCCGCCTGTGTGCCCGAAAAAGTAGGGTCTGGTTCGGAATTCGTGTCTAATCCGTCGTCATCGTTTGAGTCTGTTTATTGCTTTAATCTTCGAAATCCTCAGGTGCCCCGTTCCTTCGTCAGGATTTGCCAAAAGAGGTTCGCCATTGCTGGACAAATCTTTGGGACTCGGTCTCGCATGCGTTGGCCCCGGCTGATACACAGTCGACGAGCCTGACGGCGATGTCTCCGTCCTTGTACTGATCCCCCTTGTTGCCTTGGCTGTAGGAGTTCAGGAGACGCTGAtcgatgatggcgagacGGGCGAGAATGGTGGGATGCCACTGAACAATGTGCTCCTAGAGGAGGTCAGTAAGCCTGGCAGCTTTGGAAGTTATGGCAAACAAGTCTTACCAAGGCGTGTGTCTCGGCCTTCTGAAAGTTGTAGCTCCGATAAATAGGATCAAACCAAGTGTCCAAGAAGAACTCGCCCCATTCTCCGTTGCGAACGATGAAGCTCCCAACAGACAACCCGTCCTTGTCCTGCGTGAGAATAAAGTCCACGTCCTGCCCGGTAAGGTGGGAAAATgtcttgatgatgctgtcTGGCGGGACAACGGGATGGTCCTTCTTCATGAGGTCCGTCAACTTGGCCGTCTTCATAATGTGGTCCTCAATCTTCAGCTGCGGGTTCATCACGAAGGCGTTCTGGTCCAGATACCAGAGGAAATAGGCCTCGGGATACTTGGTGAGAGCATGGCGCATGGCCACCACTTTGGTCCACGATCCCGGCGCACCCTTCAGATCATAGTCGCCGACATTGGCAAAGAACGTTTGATATCCTGTCAGTCCTGTTAGCCGGCTGTTGTGTGGCTTTGTAGCGGCATCAACATACCATGCTTCTTGGCATATTCTATCCTGTTCTCCTTGATCGTGTCGATGTACCCCTTGCCGTACTTGGCCTCGTCgaacaccgtcaccaccaccaccggcgggTTACCAGTAGGCATGCGCTTCTTAAGCTTTGGATGCCCATTGCCGCGGGTGAGCAGGTATATTAccgtcaagaagaacagTCCCGTGATCGCGATGAGCTTGAAGCGGCTTCTCCGTAGCATGGGTAGACGGTTCGACCGAGGCATGTACGGCGGAGGAATCGACGTCTTTCGTGGGGGTAGTGCGAAATGCATCTTGTCTCGTGGTGGCTTGGATCTTCCCAAGGCTCAGGTTCGATTCCACCTAGTCTTCTAGAAGATACCAGTCGAGATTGCTTGCCGGAAGGACGTGTGTCACGGCGAAATCGGGGAGGCCTTTCGAATGTGTTGCGCTGCGTACTTGTTAAGTACGTAAAAAAAGTCTGAGCCCGTGGGACTTGGTGTGGGAGCCGTGGCCGCGCTCTCGCTGGTCAAGGGGCTCGCGTATATAATACTGTCGGCGCAGTTGAGGGTCGAAGTGACAGTCGAGATCAATGGCTAGGAGGAAGGCCGCAAGTTCTGGAAATGTTGGTCGCACATGGATCAAGATCTAGACATTTGGCGAGATTGGCTGGCCTCGTACAGGAATCACCGGGCAGATAAGAGTGCCAAGGAAACCGTTATATGGCGATGTGTCGGCGGCTCAGGGCAAATACATTGAAAGACGACACCGCTGGATCCTcaaacaaccctcctcgTTCAGCAAGACAACAGGAACCTGGATGCACCCGGCGCGCGTTTTGGAAATTATTTCCAGCTGACAAGTGTCAGCTCGTTGCAGGCCAGCCACTGCCCCGACTGCCGTTGCCGGTCCCACATTTTATAGAATTCAGGGGCCCGGCAATGACGCTAGCAGCCCGGCAGCTTATCTCTTATCAGTTCCCCATGTCACCATGACCAGACAGGCATCATACCCAATTGAACCACAAGTACGATTATATGTTCATAGAATCACCCTATATACAAGAGATGGACATAACTGTACCAATCCTGCTGGCAACTTCAACCCACTTCGTACGTCAGCAtgaagctgaggaggaagcaGCACAATGAGTATCGCCCAAAGAGGCCCTCAAGATGACCAACAGGACTGCCGCATCGCAAAGCCAAACATGAACAGGACAAGACGCCCAAATTCGGCCAGCTATTGCCACGCTTGATCTCTGCACACAGACTAGTAAGCTACAGCATGGAAGAGCAGCTGTGGAAACTTAAGAGTGTGCAGTACTCCGTACAGGTGGGGGGGTCTCTAGGGGGACTGAGGAGAACTGGGAGCTTCTAGAACTCGAACAATCACTGTTGGCCACAATCACCTATCCTTTCTTGACTCATCGGTCTcaccgtcttcgtcatcttcgtcatcttcggGCTCCGTTCCTTGGACATCCACAACACGGTCGCTGAGCTTCTCAAGAAACTTTGCGCTGAAATGACTGACGGCATGCCAGGTTGCCTGATGATGATCGGTCAGTATTGTCGACtcggggagaggagagaggaagatgTCACTTACTGCTAAGAATgtaacaaccccaacaaccacaacaaaccAACTGATGCCCTCTGTcccacctcttcttctgcgaCGACCACCGCCAACTCGGATATTGAAAATCTGAAATGGCGAGATGGCCAACATTGACTTGATAAAACCCAATAGGCCAAGGGACAGGAAACCCTTGACAAAGTGCATATACCAATTGTCTGACTCCAATTCCTCGACGAGTGGCTGCACCGGTATGTCGAACTCTTCGTCAAACTCCCCCAATAAAGTTCCGGCGATGGTACCCAGAGGGTCGGCGCCATatctgatgatggggtcgGCAATGAATCCAAGTATGAAGACTgtgatcatcatcaccaagattGTGATGGCTGCCCGTAGCGCCTTGCTTGACAGCCATCGGCTCCATCTCAAGCGCTCCATACGATACTCGAACTTGCAAGTGGGACATCGCCAGTAATTCCTCTCCGACATTGGCGCAGCATTTCTCCAGGCCTGGAGGCAACCCTCGTGAACATATTTCTGAGAGCCTTTGCAGTTGCATGGGCTCATGAGCCGACCCAGCTCGGGATCCTCGGAAACATATCGTACACGAGCTTTTGACGCAAAGACCCGCCCGGCGACGGTATCGTCGAGCTCGGTAGATGGTTGCACGACTTCCAAACATATCCGGCAAGTACGTGGTTTGTAACGCGGCTGTGGTGGTTCTGCTGGTGTCGGTTCTGGCGCCGTGCCGGTAGGTGCATCCGTGGCAGGTGCCCGAGGTGTTGTGGTCCAATTGCTATCTTGGTGCGGATGCTCAGGAGATGAAGCACGTACTTCATCGGGCCATGACCATTGCTGTCCCAAAGATTCAGTAGCCATGTTGTCTGTGTGTCGTCCAAGTATAGTCCTGTAATCAAAATGTGGACATGCGGTCATCAAAAAAGAACATGGCGGGGAAATGTTTAAATAGGCGTATGGAAGGGAAGCTGAGAGGAAGCTTGGGGAAGTGCTCGGAACTGTAATCGTAAAAGCAGCCAGGTGGTCTCAGAACTGCGCCAACTGCCGGTGGCATGGGCAATTCCACCCCGAAAAGACGCTCATGATGGAGGAACTCTCACATCTCTCGTCGGGTCCAAGCGGTCTCAAAGACAGTTTGTTCTTACCTTTTGCCCATTGGCCATGAGGCGATTTCCGAGGCTCCTTGCGAACTGCAGAGAGAAGAACCAAAGGGAAAGTTCTTCACCATCGGTGGGAAACTTTTTTATGTTTCAACCCACCACTTCCCTAATCAGCTTAGCCCGTCTGTGGACACCACCAGGTCCCAGGCTTCTGCTTGCCCCACCTTCAGCCaatgaggaggaagtggcccaagctctctctcttgctgTGGCAGGCTGTCGGTGCTGGGCCTGTCGAACGCGCAACTTCACCGTGCCTGGGGGAGCTTTGGACGACCGACATCAGCAGCCTTGCAACGCCAACTTGGGAACCACATTCGAAGACGATCTCCCTCGCAACGACCACGCACCAGCCTCTACTACCCAACCCCATTCCATAGTCTCTCCAAGCCGGCACCATGGCGGACAGATACTCCTTCTCTCTTACAACATTCTCTCCCAGGTAAGTTGGGTTGCTTGGCTGCTGGAAGCTCTGAACATGGGACATCGCTGACATTGCAATAGCGGCAAGCTGGTACAGATCGGTTCGTCGCCCACTGGTTCCTGTCTTGCGACAAGAAGGTCATAGTCTACAAAGACGAACAGCCATTTCTAACACATCCTAGAATATGCCCTCAACGCCGTCAACCAAGGTGTAACAGCCCTAGGCATCAAGGGTGagctcctgcccctccccaccattACCAACGCCCACCGTCGACAAacatcccaccatcctccgTCACATCGTACACCATATTGAAACCTATGACTGACATATGCTACTTCTTTACAGCCACGAACGGCATCGTCCTCGCTACAGAAAagaaatcctcctcccccctcgccgACCCCTCgtccctctccaaaatcagcctcatcacccccaacatcGGCATGGTCTACTCGGGCATGGGCCCCGACTACCGAGTCCTCGTCGACCGCGCCCGCAAAGTCTCCCACACGGGCTACAAGCGCATCTACAATGAATACCCCCCCACCCGCATCCTAGTCCAAGACGTCGCCCGCGTCATGCAAGAAGCCACACAATCCGGTGGTGTCCGTCCCTACGGTGTCTCTCTCCTCATTGCCGGTTGGGATGAGGGTATCCTcccagaggaggagattgaggcgaaggagggcgaggagggcaagaagcTGAGCGGGAAGACGGGTGGTATCTTGAAGGGCGGGCCGATGTTGTATCAGGTCGATCCCTCGGGGAGTTACTTTCCTTGGAAGGCGACGGCGATTGGGAAGAGTGCGACGACGGCGAAGACATTTTTGGAGAAGAGGTAcacggaggggttggagctggaggatgcGGTGCATATTGCGCTTTTGACGTTGAAGGAGACGAttgagggggagatgaaTGGGGAGACTATTGAGATTGGTgggttttgttgctgttgttatGATGCATCAAGAGTATTTACTGACATTTGCGACAATAGGTATCGTCGGACCCCCAGCAGAccacctcctcggcgtcgaGGGCGTCGAAGGGGCGGTGGGACCCCGCTTCCGGAAGCTCACCCCccaggagattgaggatTATCTCACGAATCTATGATTTGGGGGATAGTTTTGTGttgttttttctctcttgacgacgatgaaTGATATGGGAGCGCGTTCTTCTCGAGGTGCTTCTCTGCGGGGCATGTTTGTACACTAGACAGGACAAGGAAGAAAACAAGGAACAATACAAGCCATAGAACAGCTGTCATGTGATTCACTTTCATTACTAACATTGGTGATGTCAAGgctggacaacaacaaatgAATTTCTTTCTCCCGCCCAAACCCcctttattttctttttgtcgtGATCAAACTCCCCCTTTAGTCTTGTCCATTCTGTGACTAGTTTTGTTTCTCTGCCTAAACCGAGTTGGCCAGAGGAGTTGTCTCCCCGTCCCCAGATTTCGCCGTCGGTGGTTAGGACTAGGACGTGTGACTGGCCGACTGCTACGTCTTTGATATCTTTTTCGCTGTCATCGCCCATTACGACGGGTTCGGGAGAGTCGGGGATGTCAGGGTACCAGGTTGAGCAGCGGCTTGGGTGGCCCCAGAGGTAGAGGTCGTGGCCGGCTGTTAGGGCTGCTACCAAGTAGcctgagggagaggaggagagtttCGTTACTGGGCCTGTGGGGAGGTAGGAGAGGTcggggatgggatgggggtgatggggggttgggagggggaacaagggcgggagaggaggggggggtagCGGGGTCGCCCCAGGAGAGGACGTGGGATTCTGGGGGGGGAGAAAGGGCGAGGAAACCGGTTGCGTAGGGGCTTATTTGGGAAAGGTGAAGGGCGGGGTAGgagatgggttgggaggagggggagaggagggtggtgagggaggggtattggagggggtgggggtttgttgggtgggttggtaCTGGTATTTGTTAGAACTggagtggaggggaaggggaaggggatagTACGGACCTACTACTATGTCGTTGGAGGCTTCGGCGaagtggtggtagtggtcTGGGTACGAGGTTGAGAGTTGTTGGTGGAGTTTTGGGACCAGGCCGGCTGTATAGGTtggtgagaagggggtggtggttgtgtagACTGGAGTGGTTAGTTAGGGGTGGGTGTTCAAGgggctgggtttgggaggcTTACCTAGAGTATATGATGGAAATGGACGGATATAGTCTAtgtccttgtcctcgagAAGGCAAGTGAAAGTGAAGATGTCGTCTGGTTGTTGgtcttttttggtggtgtcaAAGTCTAATTGGCTCCAGGCGTTGAGGCCTGTTGCATAGAGTGACATGGTAATTATGATGTTTGGAACTTTTATGTATGATAACTGCTGGCCTGTATAAAAAACCATTCAACGGCAAGAAACAACCTGGAATGCTTGCCTTGTGCGAGGTAACTAACTTACTTGTACCTGCCCATCCAGTTGGTGTAAGCAGACCAATGAGGAAGGCGCGCATCCACTAAACCTCGTGATCCCCACCTCATGCAGATGGCTTGCCAAGCAGCTGCAGCCTCACTTCAGCATTGCCGGCAGTAGGCCTCATCGACACGTTTGTGCATGGTTTcaagtatatatataaaaggATCCCAATTTGATTTCCTGGCGCAGGATGGACCTCCTGTTCTGACGACACTCTGGTCTCAACATCACTGCTCCATCTGCCCTGTCCAGCCAACTGACCATGCTCAGCGAGGTCACAACTGGTCGGTCATCATTCACTCGAGATATATGAATGGGCAAGATCCAAGCGGTATGTTCTCACCAGTGCATTGCTGTGTGGGCCTCCACACATCAGTACTACCACCCTTTGACCTTAGTGAGGCCTGCGGTGGCTTACCCACACTCCAGTTTGTTTCGTCCCAACCTGTTCCGCCGCTGCTTTGGAAGATGGGGACGAAAAGGCCATAGAAATTTCTTCTTTGCTTTAAAAGGCTATCAGAGTTTTTTACTTCCGCCACTTTGCTCGGAAGACCATTCACGCTACAAATCCTTTTTCTGTTTACGCTCAACGCCGGCTATGGAGTCAAAGGATACTAGGAACATGATGGCAGATGAGCCCAAGGCATCCTCTTCTGATGAAGATGGACTtcaaggggtggaagaggcccTGCAGGCGGAGGCATTGGCAGAGAATATCTACCAACTATCCTCGGACACTGAAGACACAAGTGGAACTGAGACGCCCCCTAAAGTCAAAACCTCTCCTGAGGTGATCATGACCGCGAGAGCATACCAAGTCGAAATGTTTCAGGAGAGTCTACAGCGGAACATCATCGTTGCAGTAAGACACCTCAGAATGTGATGGTTATGGGTGAAACTGACGCGGATATACCTACAGATGGACACAGGAAGTGGAAAAACTCAAGTGTGAGTTGAGCTTCGTGATTCAGTCTTGCGGAAATTGCTGACTTTTTACGTAGGGCGATACTTCGAATTCAGGAAGAGCTCGGAAGGAGCCCCAAGGTAGGTTGTTCACGAAGCCGATAATGTGGTCGAATAAAACTGACGAGATATTTAGCTTATCTGGTTCCTTGCTCCTACCGTTCAGCTTGCCGCCCAACAGTTTGAGGTCATCGAAAAACAGATACCAGGAGTTCAGTCAAGGTTCATCTGCGGCGCGGACAATGTTCAGGCCTGGAAGTATAAGACCGGTGTTTGGCAGGCGGTCCTCACCAATGTCCGGATCGTTGTGTCTACGTACCAGATCTTGTTTGATGCTGCCGTAGCACACGCTTTTGTGCCCTTGGAATCCATTAGTCTTCTCGTCATCGATGAAGGTGAGTTTTCCTTGTCCATTTCGTTAATCATGGTTCAAGACTGATAAGGTGCAGCCCATAACTGTGTCGGCATGAATCCTGTGGCTAGACTCATGAGAGAGTCGTACGCCAAGCTGAAGCAGGAGGGGAAACCAGTCCCTCACATTCTGGGTCTCACGGCTAGCCCTTTGATGAGGTCCAATCTCGCTGGTATAGAAACACTCGAGCAGACCCTTGATGCAATCTGCAGGACGCCCTGTAGGCACCGCGACGAGCTTATGGCTCAGGTGAACCGCCCAGAAATGAAAGCATTCATATACGGAGACCTTCCTGAACCTCAAAATGCCATCCTATCGTCTTCAAACATGACCAGGCTCATCGACACCTTACGACAGATGGATATTACGGCCGATCCTCACATCATACGACTCCGTGAGGAGAACACGGAGCGTAGTCGCGAGGCTCTGAAAAGCGCCATCATGTCTCGCAATACTCAGTCACAGAAACAGATGAAGGCGTTGTTTgcaagagcaagagagatgaggatgaaCCTAGGACCGTGGGCGGCGGAATATTACATCAACAGAGTTGTCACTGAGTTTCTCAAAGTTGGCAGTCCACCCGCCCCATCGGTTAACAACCTTTGGGATGAGGAAAAGGCCTATCTGTCGGCTACACTTCAGGGTATTAAACCTGAAGCACCGCCGAGCCTTCCAGATAACCTCTCCCGCAAAGTTCAAGCCTTGCTACAAATTCTCGCCTCCCATAAAGGCAACCCCGTGGGAATCGTTTTCGTCACGGAGAGGGCAACTGCTTCGGTCCTTTCGCATGTTCTCTCGGTACATCCCGTTCTTGAGTCTCGCTACTCCGTGGAGTCTATGGTTGGCACATCAAAACTTCCTGGGGGCAAGCACGGTTTTCTCGATCTCACCACGAAAGAGGACATTGAGTCTCTGCACCGGTTCAGAAAGGGCAAGGTCAACTTGCTGGTGGCTACAAGCGTTCTCGAGGAAGGCATAGATGTACCCGTGTGCAACTTGGTCATCTGCTTTGACAAGCCCAGCAACCTCAAGTCGTTCATCCAGAGACGAGGGAGGGCTCGTATGAACGAGTCGGAACTCTGGGTTCTTTTCAAAGATGATCAGGACCAGTCTCtggaggagtggaaggagCTCGAGCAGGAGATGAAGCGCAAATACGAAGACGAATTACGGGAAATAGCAGGGCTTGAGCAGATGGAACAATCCGAGGCGGATGATTATCCCAAGATGACAGACCCAACAACAGGGGCACAGATGACCATCCACGACGCAAAGCAACATCTCGATCATTTCTGCTCAACCTTGTCCACCAGGAAGTTTGTCAACTGGGCGCCGTTTTACATTATTCACGATCTGGAGGGAAACCCCATCGACGCTCGCAAACCCGGCCTTCGGGCCGCCACTGTGAACTTGCCCGTCTCACTGTCCCCAAGTTTGCGTCGTGCAGAAAGCCTGCGGGCTTGGCCCTCGGAGGCTTTTGCTTGCAAAGACGCCGCTTTCCAGGCTTACAAGAAGCTCTACGAGGCGGGTTTGATCGACAAGAACATGCTGCCTGCCAGAACAACGCCTGGCTTGGTGGAAGTTGGAAAAACGGAGGGGATCACCACTGTTGAGGTGCAATATAATCCCTGGCTGGAGGTATCAAAGGCTTGGGAGAGCAGTACTAAGCTGTACAGTCGGCGTGTGACAATATCCAGCGAGGACGGCACACATTGGGCACAGCTGGACCTTTCGCTTCCAATCCCCGTTCCTTTGATAAGAGATCAAGTCATTCATTCGGAGCGCAAAACATCGTGGACTATATCCATGGGGACTGCTCATGAGAGAAAATATGACAAGGACAATCGAGATCACACTTATGGTTTGCTCGCGATGGCCTACGGACATCGGTTTCCGATAGAGAAGAAACAATATCCCATCCGTCTTTTCTCGCCAGAGGACGAGATTACTATTGACCGCATGGCCGCATTGGAATTCAACCGCGACTCTCTCGCCAACTGTTCTCAGTCTTACCTCATCCGGGATGTTGACAGCGCCAACCACCCCTATTTCTTTAGGGAGTGGCTTCCAAAGAAGCCTCCCATGAACATGATCAAGTCCGTGTTTAAGGGGTTCGAGGAGGCCCCAGAGGACGTCCCTTATGTGTCTGTGCAGGCGTTCCCCAAGAGGGCAGGTCAATTCCGCAAGTTACCCGATGCTTTCATTCACCAGCTACCCAGCGGGAAGCCTTACCCGCGAGTGATTCTTGCGAGTCAGGTCAAAGTCGACAAGATCCCAACTGTGTTTGCCCATGTCGGTCTGATGCTTCCCGCTCTTA
This window of the Podospora pseudoanserina strain CBS 124.78 chromosome 3, whole genome shotgun sequence genome carries:
- a CDS encoding hypothetical protein (EggNog:ENOG503P7JR; COG:D; COG:Z); translated protein: MVFYTGQQLSYIKVPNIIITMSLYATGLNAWSQLDFDTTKKDQQPDDIFTFTCLLEDKDIDYIRPFPSYTLVYTTTTPFSPTYTAGLVPKLHQQLSTSYPDHYHHFAEASNDIVVVPTHPTNPHPLQYPSLTTLLSPSSQPISYPALHLSQISPYATVTKLSSSPSGYLVAALTAGHDLYLWGHPSRCSTWYPDIPDSPEPVVMGDDSEKDIKDVAVGQSHVLVLTTDGEIWGRGDNSSGQLGLGRETKLVTEWTRLKGEFDHDKKKIKGVWAGERNSFVVVQP
- the PRE8 gene encoding Proteasome subunit alpha type-2 (EggNog:ENOG503NTZH; COG:O; BUSCO:EOG092645G0; MEROPS:MER0004996) encodes the protein MADRYSFSLTTFSPSGKLVQIEYALNAVNQGVTALGIKATNGIVLATEKKSSSPLADPSSLSKISLITPNIGMVYSGMGPDYRVLVDRARKVSHTGYKRIYNEYPPTRILVQDVARVMQEATQSGGVRPYGVSLLIAGWDEGILPEEEIEAKEGEEGKKLSGKTGGILKGGPMLYQVDPSGSYFPWKATAIGKSATTAKTFLEKRYTEGLELEDAVHIALLTLKETIEGEMNGETIEIGIVGPPADHLLGVEGVEGAVGPRFRKLTPQEIEDYLTNL
- the MNN11 gene encoding putative alpha-1,6-mannosyltransferase mnn11 (EggNog:ENOG503NX7S; COG:G; COG:M; CAZy:GT34); the protein is MHFALPPRKTSIPPPYMPRSNRLPMLRRSRFKLIAITGLFFLTVIYLLTRGNGHPKLKKRMPTGNPPVVVVTVFDEAKYGKGYIDTIKENRIEYAKKHGYQTFFANVGDYDLKGAPGSWTKVVAMRHALTKYPEAYFLWYLDQNAFVMNPQLKIEDHIMKTAKLTDLMKKDHPVVPPDSIIKTFSHLTGQDVDFILTQDKDGLSVGSFIVRNGEWGEFFLDTWFDPIYRSYNFQKAETHALEHIVQWHPTILARLAIIDQRLLNSYSQGNKGDQYKDGDIAVRLVDCVSAGANACETESQRFVQQWRTSFGKS
- the DCL2 gene encoding Dicer-like protein 2 (COG:A; EggNog:ENOG503NX67), with the translated sequence MGKIQACIAVWASTHQYYHPLTLVRPAVAYPHSSLFRPNLFRRCFGRWGRKGHRNFFFALKGYQSFLLPPLCSEDHSRYKSFFCLRSTPAMESKDTRNMMADEPKASSSDEDGLQGVEEALQAEALAENIYQLSSDTEDTSGTETPPKVKTSPEVIMTARAYQVEMFQESLQRNIIVAMDTGSGKTQVAILRIQEELGRSPKLIWFLAPTVQLAAQQFEVIEKQIPGVQSRFICGADNVQAWKYKTGVWQAVLTNVRIVVSTYQILFDAAVAHAFVPLESISLLVIDEAHNCVGMNPVARLMRESYAKLKQEGKPVPHILGLTASPLMRSNLAGIETLEQTLDAICRTPCRHRDELMAQVNRPEMKAFIYGDLPEPQNAILSSSNMTRLIDTLRQMDITADPHIIRLREENTERSREALKSAIMSRNTQSQKQMKALFARAREMRMNLGPWAAEYYINRVVTEFLKVGSPPAPSVNNLWDEEKAYLSATLQGIKPEAPPSLPDNLSRKVQALLQILASHKGNPVGIVFVTERATASVLSHVLSVHPVLESRYSVESMVGTSKLPGGKHGFLDLTTKEDIESLHRFRKGKVNLLVATSVLEEGIDVPVCNLVICFDKPSNLKSFIQRRGRARMNESELWVLFKDDQDQSLEEWKELEQEMKRKYEDELREIAGLEQMEQSEADDYPKMTDPTTGAQMTIHDAKQHLDHFCSTLSTRKFVNWAPFYIIHDLEGNPIDARKPGLRAATVNLPVSLSPSLRRAESLRAWPSEAFACKDAAFQAYKKLYEAGLIDKNMLPARTTPGLVEVGKTEGITTVEVQYNPWLEVSKAWESSTKLYSRRVTISSEDGTHWAQLDLSLPIPVPLIRDQVIHSERKTSWTISMGTAHERKYDKDNRDHTYGLLAMAYGHRFPIEKKQYPIRLFSPEDEITIDRMAALEFNRDSLANCSQSYLIRDVDSANHPYFFREWLPKKPPMNMIKSVFKGFEEAPEDVPYVSVQAFPKRAGQFRKLPDAFIHQLPSGKPYPRVILASQVKVDKIPTVFAHVGLMLPALTAAVGDYLVARDLLDGSLQTTGITDLDLVVTAITASGARRSIDYERIEFLGDSILKFCTTINCSAQYLHFPEGFLSATKDKIVSNYRLCKAAIDFGLARYIINTAYTTDKWRPVFVEDYLERTDNPSSDGPKTREMPTKTLADVVEALIGASHISGGINKALACISLFLPEAKWQSIDHGRQVLYDEAPDDEPLPPNMHLLEKLIGYTFKKKSLLIEAMTHPSFNVQDTRASLDRLEFLGDAILDYLVVESLFSLREPLTGLPLENSKLHLLRTALVNADILGFLVMEWAIEEERYNAEVILPDPTSNPYLSPSRRTSSSSTNPPEINLISTTAKFPLWSFLRYTSPEMGEHILSTQSRHSFLRDEIRHALDRGKKYPWSALTRLQAQKFYGDVFESLMGAVWVDSGDLEECRGLMERIGIMGVMERLVREGVHCLHPKEELGLLAAGRAVEYRVEENEEGQWECAVVWAETGRRWLGLGEGEEARVRGADAAVGVLKAEKEVREQEKRRVMLENLGKDVVVDA
- a CDS encoding hypothetical protein (COG:O; EggNog:ENOG503NYAY); translated protein: MTACPHFDYRTILGRHTDNMATESLGQQWSWPDEVRASSPEHPHQDSNWTTTPRAPATDAPTGTAPEPTPAEPPQPRYKPRTCRICLEVVQPSTELDDTVAGRVFASKARVRYVSEDPELGRLMSPCNCKGSQKYVHEGCLQAWRNAAPMSERNYWRCPTCKFEYRMERLRWSRWLSSKALRAAITILVMMITVFILGFIADPIIRYGADPLGTIAGTLLGEFDEEFDIPVQPLVEELESDNWYMHFVKGFLSLGLLGFIKSMLAISPFQIFNIRVGGGRRRRRGGTEGISWFVVVVGVVTFLAATWHAVSHFSAKFLEKLSDRVVDVQGTEPEDDEDDEDGETDESRKDR